A stretch of Ferribacterium limneticum DNA encodes these proteins:
- a CDS encoding acyl-CoA dehydrogenase, with protein sequence MAKASFNWEDPFLLDSQLAADERQVRNAARTFAQKALQPRVRDAFRNETTDPAIFREMGEMGLLGATLPPQFGGAGLNYVSYGLIAREVEYVDSAYRTLLSVQSSLVMLPIYEFGSEEQKQKYLPRLGKGELIGCFGLTEPDSGSDPASASTRAHSVPGGWKLSGCKRWITNSPIADIFIVWAKDDEGVLRGFILEKGMAGLSAPVIHGKVGMRASITGDIVMDEVFVPTENQLPKASGLKGPFTCLNSARYGISWGALGAAEACWHTARQYTLERKQFNRPLAANQLIQKKLVDMQTEIALGIQSVLRLGRMMDDGSACPENVSMLKRNSCGKALDIARTARDMLGGNGISDDFGVIRHVVNLEVVNTYEGTHDVHALILGRAQTGISAF encoded by the coding sequence ATGGCCAAAGCAAGTTTCAACTGGGAAGACCCCTTTCTCCTCGATAGCCAACTCGCCGCCGACGAGCGTCAGGTGCGCAATGCAGCCCGAACGTTTGCTCAAAAGGCCCTGCAGCCCCGCGTGCGCGATGCTTTCCGCAATGAGACAACCGACCCCGCCATCTTCCGCGAAATGGGCGAGATGGGCCTGCTGGGCGCGACCTTGCCGCCGCAATTCGGCGGCGCCGGGCTGAATTACGTGTCGTATGGCCTGATCGCCCGCGAGGTCGAGTATGTCGATTCGGCCTACCGCACGCTGTTGAGCGTCCAGTCCTCGCTGGTCATGCTGCCCATTTACGAATTCGGCTCCGAAGAGCAGAAGCAGAAATACCTGCCCAGGCTCGGCAAGGGCGAGCTGATCGGCTGTTTTGGGCTGACCGAGCCGGATTCCGGCTCCGACCCGGCCAGCGCCAGCACTCGTGCCCACAGCGTGCCCGGTGGTTGGAAGCTTTCCGGCTGCAAGCGCTGGATCACCAATTCGCCGATTGCCGATATTTTCATCGTCTGGGCCAAGGACGACGAAGGCGTGCTGCGTGGATTCATTCTGGAAAAAGGCATGGCCGGACTATCGGCACCGGTTATCCACGGCAAGGTCGGTATGCGCGCCTCGATCACTGGCGACATCGTGATGGACGAGGTGTTTGTCCCAACCGAAAACCAACTACCCAAGGCCAGCGGACTGAAAGGCCCGTTTACCTGCCTAAACTCGGCGCGCTATGGCATTTCCTGGGGGGCGCTGGGCGCAGCCGAGGCTTGCTGGCACACGGCCCGCCAATACACCTTGGAGCGCAAGCAATTCAACCGCCCGCTCGCAGCCAACCAGCTGATCCAGAAAAAACTGGTCGACATGCAGACTGAGATCGCGCTCGGCATCCAGAGCGTGCTGCGCCTTGGCCGCATGATGGATGATGGCAGCGCCTGCCCGGAAAACGTTTCGATGCTCAAGCGCAATTCCTGTGGCAAGGCCCTCGACATTGCCCGAACCGCCCGCGACATGCTGGGTGGCAACGGCATTTCGGACGACTTCGGCGTCATCCGCCACGTCGTCAATCTGGAAGTGGTGAATACCTACGAAGGCACACACGACGTTCATGCGTTGATTCTTGGCCGTGCACAAACGGGAATTTCGGCCTTTTGA
- a CDS encoding glutamate-5-semialdehyde dehydrogenase, translated as MDIKHYMHTVGLQARAASRRLAGATTAEKNAALLHIAAAIRRESAALVAANQEDLAAARAAGLESAMIDRLTLSAKGVESMAEGVEQVATLPDPIGEMNDIKYRPSGIQVGKMRVPLGVIGIIYEARPNVTADAAALCLKSGNAAILRGGSEAIRSNRAIAALVQEGLKAAGLPADAVQVIDTTDRAAVGELITMREFVDVIVPRGGKGLIARLLAESRVPMIQHLDGNCHVYLEEEADPNKALKIVENAKTQRYGTCNTTESLVVDRSVAAMLLPPIAHMLTSKGVEIRGCAETCAIVKEAVPATEEDYYTEFLAPIISVKVVSGIDEAIEHINKYSSHHTEAIVTNNHPKAMRFLREVDSASVMINASTRFADGFEYGLGAEIGISTDKIHARGPVGLEGLTSQKWVVLGDGHVRA; from the coding sequence ATGGACATCAAGCATTACATGCACACCGTCGGCCTTCAGGCCCGTGCCGCCTCGCGTCGCCTGGCCGGGGCAACGACGGCCGAAAAGAACGCCGCCCTGCTCCACATCGCCGCCGCCATCCGCCGCGAAAGTGCCGCACTGGTCGCTGCCAACCAGGAAGACCTGGCCGCCGCCCGTGCCGCCGGCCTCGAAAGCGCGATGATTGACCGCCTGACGCTATCCGCCAAGGGCGTTGAAAGCATGGCCGAAGGCGTTGAGCAGGTGGCCACGCTGCCCGACCCGATCGGCGAAATGAACGACATCAAATATCGCCCGTCCGGCATCCAGGTCGGCAAGATGCGCGTGCCACTCGGCGTCATCGGCATCATTTACGAAGCGCGCCCGAACGTCACGGCCGACGCCGCTGCGCTGTGCCTGAAATCCGGCAACGCCGCCATCCTGCGCGGCGGCTCGGAAGCCATCCGCTCCAACCGCGCCATCGCTGCGCTGGTCCAGGAAGGCCTCAAGGCGGCCGGCCTGCCGGCGGATGCTGTGCAGGTCATCGACACCACCGACCGTGCCGCCGTCGGCGAGTTGATCACCATGCGCGAATTCGTCGACGTCATCGTGCCGCGCGGCGGCAAGGGCTTGATCGCGCGTCTGCTGGCCGAATCGCGCGTACCGATGATCCAGCACCTCGACGGCAACTGCCACGTTTATCTGGAAGAGGAAGCCGATCCGAATAAGGCGCTGAAGATTGTCGAAAACGCCAAGACCCAGCGCTACGGCACCTGCAACACGACCGAATCACTGGTCGTCGACCGTTCGGTCGCCGCCATGCTGCTGCCGCCGATCGCCCACATGCTGACCAGCAAAGGGGTCGAAATCCGCGGCTGTGCCGAGACCTGCGCCATCGTCAAGGAGGCCGTCCCGGCAACCGAAGAGGACTACTACACCGAGTTCCTCGCCCCGATCATTTCGGTCAAGGTGGTGTCCGGCATCGACGAAGCCATCGAGCACATCAATAAATACTCGTCGCACCATACCGAAGCCATCGTCACCAACAACCATCCGAAGGCCATGCGCTTCCTGCGCGAAGTCGATTCGGCCTCGGTCATGATCAATGCCTCGACGCGCTTCGCCGATGGTTTCGAGTATGGGCTGGGCGCCGAGATCGGCATCTCGACCGACAAGATCCACGCCCGCGGCCCGGTTGGTCTGGAAGGGCTGACCAGCCAGAAGTGGGTCGTGCTCGGCGATGGGCACGTCCGCGCCTGA
- the holA gene encoding DNA polymerase III subunit delta → MLLKGEQLAAHLERELRPLYVLYGDDPLLVIEAADAIRAKSRQQSYSEREVLTVLPQFDWGTLLSAGGNMSLFGDKKLIDLRIPTGKPGKEGSAALQQWCQHLSMDNLLLITLPELDWREEKAVWFTALVNAGVAIKLMAPPLAELPGWIAGRLRRQQQSADLESLKFIAERVEGNLLAAHQEIQKLGLLYPAGQLSMAQIREAVLNVARYDIDGLREALLSGDISRLTRTLDGLMQEGEAPPLVLWAMSEEIRALTIIRAGMDAGKPMDMLLKDAKVWGPRANPVKKALQRLSTSALEAALQHAGKIDRLAKGIGQGNIWEEFLRLGLRLTAAK, encoded by the coding sequence ATGCTGCTCAAGGGCGAACAGCTGGCGGCGCACCTCGAACGCGAGTTGCGCCCGCTCTATGTGCTGTACGGCGATGATCCGCTGCTGGTCATCGAAGCCGCCGACGCCATCCGCGCCAAGTCGCGCCAGCAGAGCTACAGCGAACGCGAAGTGCTGACTGTGCTGCCGCAGTTCGACTGGGGAACCCTGCTCTCGGCCGGTGGCAACATGTCACTGTTCGGCGATAAAAAACTGATCGACCTGCGCATCCCCACCGGCAAACCGGGCAAGGAAGGTAGCGCTGCGCTGCAGCAGTGGTGCCAGCACCTGTCGATGGACAACCTGCTGCTGATCACCTTGCCGGAACTCGACTGGCGCGAGGAAAAGGCCGTCTGGTTCACCGCGCTGGTCAATGCTGGCGTCGCGATCAAGCTGATGGCCCCGCCGCTGGCCGAACTGCCTGGCTGGATTGCCGGCCGCCTGCGCCGCCAACAGCAGAGTGCCGATCTGGAAAGCCTGAAATTCATCGCCGAGCGAGTCGAAGGCAACCTGCTTGCCGCCCACCAGGAAATCCAGAAACTCGGTCTACTCTACCCGGCCGGCCAACTGAGCATGGCGCAGATTCGTGAGGCCGTGCTCAACGTTGCCCGTTACGACATTGACGGCCTGCGCGAGGCGCTGCTGTCGGGCGATATCAGCCGCCTGACGCGGACGCTGGATGGCCTGATGCAGGAAGGCGAAGCGCCGCCGCTGGTGTTGTGGGCGATGAGCGAGGAAATCCGGGCGCTGACCATCATCCGGGCCGGCATGGATGCCGGCAAGCCGATGGATATGTTGCTCAAGGATGCCAAGGTTTGGGGGCCGCGCGCCAACCCGGTCAAGAAGGCGCTGCAACGGCTGTCAACTTCCGCGCTGGAAGCTGCCCTGCAACATGCTGGCAAGATTGACCGACTGGCCAAGGGGATAGGCCAGGGAAATATCTGGGAAGAGTTCCTGCGGCTCGGCCTGCGCCTCACCGCCGCTAAATAA
- a CDS encoding LPS-assembly lipoprotein LptE, with protein sequence MPLLRPHLRQLLALILALALAGCGFHLRGVGSGNLPYKTMYISLPDTADVNIWLQRYIKASGSTTIVEDAKSADAIFQQVSDQRQKAILSVNAQGRVREYRLQLDYRFRVVNQKGQVLIPPNEINLTRDITFDDSNVLAKDLEEGLLWRDMNNDLVNQIMRRLSVIKPKNPDLEEEE encoded by the coding sequence ATGCCGCTGTTGCGCCCGCATTTGCGTCAACTACTCGCCCTGATCCTTGCCCTAGCCCTCGCTGGCTGCGGCTTCCATCTGCGCGGCGTGGGCAGCGGCAACCTGCCCTACAAGACGATGTACATCTCGCTGCCGGACACGGCCGACGTCAATATCTGGCTGCAGCGCTACATCAAGGCCAGCGGCAGCACCACGATCGTCGAGGATGCGAAGTCGGCCGACGCCATCTTCCAGCAGGTCTCGGACCAACGCCAGAAAGCGATTCTCAGCGTCAATGCCCAGGGTCGAGTCCGCGAATATCGCCTGCAACTGGATTACCGCTTCCGTGTCGTCAATCAGAAGGGGCAGGTCCTGATCCCGCCCAACGAAATCAACCTGACCCGCGACATCACCTTCGACGATTCGAACGTGCTGGCCAAGGATCTGGAAGAAGGCCTGCTCTGGCGTGACATGAACAATGACCTAGTCAACCAGATCATGCGCCGGCTGAGCGTCATCAAGCCGAAAAACCCCGACCTCGAAGAAGAAGAGTAA
- the leuS gene encoding leucine--tRNA ligase, whose translation MQDKYTPADIERAAQDHWNKTGAARAIEDATKPKYYCLSMFPYPSGKLHMGHVRNYTIGDVLSRFHKMQGFNVLQPMGWDAFGMPAENAALQNNVPPAGWTYSNIDYMRSQLKSLGFAIDWEREFATCTPEYYRWEQWLFTRLYEKGLVYKKLGTVNWDPVDHTVLANEQVIDGRGWRSGALIEKREIPMYYMKITAYAEELLTELDNLPGWPEQVRLMQKNWIGKSTGVRFAFTLPSPQGGEGQGERASEAEKLWVFTTRADTIMGVTFVAVAAEHPLATRAAANNPELAAFIEECKKGGVAEADIATMEKKGMPTGIYVTHPLTGEEVEVWVGNYVLMSYGDGAVMAVPAHDERDFAFALKYNLPIKQVVAVDGETSFSHKTWAEWYADKVKGKLVNSGKYDGLGYEAAVDAIAADLAAKGLGDKKVQFRLRDWGISRQRYWGCPIPIIHCKTCGDVPVPDDQLPVVLPENVEITGAGSPLAKMPEFYECKCPKCGGDARRETDTMDTFFESSWYFLRYACPDNATAMVDERVQYWCKGGIDQYIGGIEHAILHLLYSRFFTKLMRDVGLIGDLGEPFANLLTQGMVVAPTFYRDLEGGKKQWINPADVDVVTDERGRPTGATLKADGLPVVIGGTEKMSKSKNNGVDPQALIDQYGADTARLFIMFASPPDQSLEWSDAGVEGAYRFLRRLWKTTYDHVQVGLVAACTSNDGLSSAQADLRRKLHQTMGKVADDYGRRKQFNTAIAAVMELLNAYDKCDIKDAAGRALAQETLESIALLLFPIVPHIGQALYAELKPGSDAGNAAFPKADPAALKQDEIELMVQVNGKLRGAIRVAAEADKATIEAAALANEDAIKFMEGKPAKKVIVVPGRLVNIVA comes from the coding sequence ATGCAGGACAAATACACCCCGGCCGACATCGAGCGCGCCGCCCAGGACCACTGGAACAAGACCGGCGCCGCCCGCGCCATCGAAGACGCCACCAAACCCAAGTACTACTGCCTGTCGATGTTCCCGTATCCGTCCGGGAAACTGCACATGGGCCACGTGCGCAACTACACCATCGGCGACGTGCTGAGCCGCTTCCACAAGATGCAGGGCTTCAACGTCCTGCAGCCGATGGGCTGGGACGCCTTCGGCATGCCGGCCGAAAATGCTGCGCTGCAAAATAATGTGCCGCCGGCCGGGTGGACTTACTCCAACATCGATTACATGCGCAGCCAACTCAAGTCGCTCGGCTTCGCCATCGACTGGGAACGCGAATTCGCCACCTGCACGCCCGAGTACTACCGCTGGGAGCAGTGGCTGTTCACCCGCCTCTACGAAAAGGGCTTGGTGTACAAGAAGCTAGGCACCGTGAACTGGGATCCGGTCGACCACACTGTGCTCGCCAACGAACAGGTCATCGACGGCCGTGGCTGGCGCTCCGGCGCGCTGATCGAAAAGCGCGAGATCCCCATGTACTACATGAAGATCACCGCCTACGCCGAAGAACTGCTGACCGAGCTCGACAACCTGCCGGGCTGGCCCGAACAGGTCCGCCTGATGCAGAAAAACTGGATCGGCAAGAGCACCGGCGTCCGCTTCGCCTTTACACTCCCCTCGCCCCAAGGGGGAGAGGGGCAGGGGGAGAGGGCATCGGAAGCTGAAAAGCTCTGGGTCTTCACCACCCGCGCCGACACCATCATGGGCGTCACCTTCGTTGCCGTCGCCGCCGAACACCCGCTGGCCACCCGTGCCGCCGCCAACAACCCGGAACTGGCCGCCTTCATCGAAGAATGCAAGAAGGGCGGCGTCGCCGAAGCCGACATCGCGACGATGGAAAAGAAGGGGATGCCGACCGGCATATACGTCACCCATCCGCTGACCGGCGAAGAGGTCGAAGTCTGGGTTGGCAACTACGTGCTGATGAGCTATGGCGACGGTGCCGTGATGGCCGTACCGGCCCACGACGAGCGCGATTTCGCCTTCGCCCTCAAATACAACCTGCCGATCAAACAGGTCGTCGCCGTCGACGGCGAGACCTCGTTCAGCCACAAAACCTGGGCCGAGTGGTACGCCGACAAGGTCAAAGGCAAGCTGGTCAATTCCGGCAAATACGACGGCCTGGGCTACGAAGCCGCCGTCGACGCCATCGCCGCCGACCTCGCCGCCAAGGGCCTGGGCGACAAGAAGGTGCAGTTCCGCCTGCGCGACTGGGGCATTTCCCGCCAGCGTTACTGGGGCTGCCCGATCCCGATCATTCACTGCAAGACCTGCGGCGACGTCCCGGTGCCCGATGACCAATTGCCCGTCGTCCTGCCCGAGAACGTCGAGATCACCGGCGCCGGCTCGCCCTTGGCGAAAATGCCCGAGTTCTACGAGTGCAAGTGTCCGAAGTGCGGCGGCGACGCCCGGCGCGAAACCGACACCATGGACACCTTCTTCGAGTCGTCCTGGTACTTCCTGCGCTACGCCTGCCCGGACAACGCCACAGCCATGGTCGACGAGCGCGTCCAGTACTGGTGCAAGGGCGGTATCGACCAGTACATCGGCGGTATCGAGCACGCCATCCTGCATTTGCTCTACTCGCGCTTCTTCACCAAGCTGATGCGGGATGTCGGCCTGATCGGCGACCTTGGCGAACCCTTCGCCAACCTGCTGACCCAGGGCATGGTCGTCGCCCCGACCTTCTACCGCGATCTTGAAGGCGGCAAGAAGCAGTGGATCAACCCGGCCGACGTGGATGTCGTCACCGACGAGCGCGGCCGCCCGACCGGCGCGACGCTGAAGGCCGATGGCCTGCCGGTGGTCATCGGCGGCACCGAGAAAATGTCGAAGTCGAAGAACAACGGCGTCGACCCGCAGGCCCTGATCGACCAGTACGGTGCCGACACGGCCCGCCTGTTCATCATGTTCGCCTCGCCCCCCGACCAGTCGCTGGAATGGTCCGATGCCGGCGTCGAAGGCGCTTACCGCTTCCTGCGTCGCCTGTGGAAGACCACTTACGACCACGTCCAGGTCGGCCTGGTCGCCGCCTGCACCAGCAACGACGGCCTCAGTTCCGCCCAGGCCGACCTGCGCCGCAAGTTGCACCAGACCATGGGCAAGGTCGCCGACGACTACGGCCGGCGCAAGCAGTTCAACACGGCCATCGCCGCCGTGATGGAGCTGTTGAACGCCTACGACAAGTGCGACATCAAGGATGCCGCTGGTCGCGCGCTCGCGCAGGAAACACTGGAAAGCATCGCCCTGCTGCTTTTCCCCATCGTCCCGCACATTGGCCAGGCGCTCTATGCCGAACTGAAGCCGGGTTCTGACGCCGGCAATGCGGCTTTCCCGAAAGCCGATCCTGCCGCGCTGAAACAGGACGAAATCGAGCTGATGGTGCAGGTCAACGGCAAGCTGCGCGGTGCGATCCGCGTCGCCGCCGAAGCCGACAAGGCGACGATCGAAGCGGCTGCACTGGCCAACGAGGATGCCATCAAGTTCATGGAAGGCAAGCCGGCCAAGAAGGTCATCGTCGTGCCGGGCCGTCTGGTCAATATCGTCGCTTAA
- a CDS encoding UvrD-helicase domain-containing protein, with protein sequence MSDLLANLNSPQLQAVTLPPVHALILAGAGSGKTRVLTTRIAWLISTSQVGPHGILAVTFTNKAAKEMTARLSSLVPINVRGMWIGTFHGLCNRLLRAHFREAGLPQTFQILDSADQLAMVKRLLKNLNIDDEKYPPRELCHFINAHKEQGVRAAQAEAYDNYTQKRVEIYAEYENQCNREGVCDFAELLLRCYELLQRNEPLQAHYQQRFRQILVDEFQDTNVLQYRWLKLLAGGGANIFAVGDDDQSIYRFRGAEVGNMREFERDYAGANVIRLEQNYRSHGNILAAANAIIKNNRERLGKNLWTDAGDGEPIRAFEAYSDLDEARFIVEEIRELVRDGISPTQIAILYRSNAQSRVLEHELFTKGVPYKVYGGLRFFERQEVKHALAYLRLLGNQDDDTAFLRVVNFPTRGIGARSLENLQATAHQINSSLYNAAASLTGKAGQTVGAFVRLIETLRQETANLPLPEIIEHVVEKSGLAQHYRVEKEGQERLENLDELINAAATFVDDEGAIGEGGALASFLAHASLEAGEHQAGEGQEAVQLMSVHAAKGLEFDVVFISGLEQGLFPHENSVNEGKEGLEEERRLMYVAVTRARQRLYVSCAQTRMLHGQTRYCMPSSFLDEIPEGLLRKLNKKAESASTVPAFGSFGGGYAEPAAGGLRVGQTVEHAKFGLGVIVSSEGRGADARVQVNFGGAGMKWLALEYAKLTPV encoded by the coding sequence ATGTCTGATCTGCTCGCCAATCTAAATTCTCCCCAGTTGCAGGCAGTGACCCTGCCGCCCGTGCATGCGCTGATCCTTGCCGGGGCTGGCAGCGGCAAGACCCGCGTGCTGACGACGCGCATTGCGTGGCTGATTTCGACCAGCCAGGTTGGGCCGCATGGGATTCTGGCGGTGACCTTCACCAACAAGGCGGCCAAGGAAATGACGGCACGCCTGTCTTCGCTGGTGCCGATCAACGTCCGTGGCATGTGGATCGGCACCTTCCACGGGCTGTGCAATCGCCTGCTGCGGGCGCATTTCCGCGAGGCCGGCTTGCCGCAAACCTTCCAGATTCTTGATTCGGCCGACCAACTGGCCATGGTCAAGCGCCTGCTGAAGAACCTGAATATCGACGACGAGAAATATCCGCCGCGCGAACTTTGCCATTTCATCAATGCCCATAAAGAGCAGGGCGTGCGTGCCGCGCAGGCCGAGGCTTACGACAATTACACGCAAAAGCGCGTCGAGATCTACGCCGAGTACGAGAACCAGTGCAACCGTGAGGGTGTCTGCGACTTCGCCGAGCTGCTGCTGCGCTGTTATGAATTGCTGCAGCGCAACGAACCTTTGCAGGCGCATTATCAGCAACGCTTCCGGCAGATTCTGGTCGACGAGTTCCAGGATACGAACGTCCTGCAATACCGCTGGCTGAAATTGCTGGCCGGCGGCGGGGCGAATATTTTTGCCGTGGGTGACGACGACCAGTCGATCTACCGTTTCCGTGGCGCCGAAGTCGGCAACATGCGTGAATTCGAGCGCGACTATGCCGGTGCCAACGTAATTCGCCTGGAGCAGAACTACCGCTCGCACGGCAATATCCTGGCCGCCGCCAACGCCATCATCAAGAACAACCGCGAACGTCTGGGCAAGAATCTGTGGACCGATGCCGGGGACGGTGAGCCGATCCGCGCTTTCGAGGCGTATTCGGATCTCGACGAGGCGCGTTTCATTGTCGAGGAAATTCGCGAACTGGTCCGCGATGGCATTTCGCCGACCCAGATCGCCATTCTTTATCGCTCGAATGCCCAGTCGCGGGTGCTGGAGCATGAACTGTTTACCAAGGGCGTGCCCTACAAGGTCTATGGCGGCCTGCGCTTCTTCGAGCGCCAGGAGGTCAAGCATGCGCTGGCCTACCTGCGCCTGCTGGGCAATCAGGACGACGATACGGCCTTCCTGCGCGTCGTCAATTTCCCGACCCGTGGCATCGGTGCCCGTTCGCTGGAAAACCTGCAGGCGACGGCGCACCAGATCAATTCCAGCCTCTATAACGCCGCGGCATCATTGACCGGCAAGGCCGGGCAGACGGTGGGCGCCTTTGTCCGCCTGATCGAGACCTTGCGTCAGGAAACGGCCAATCTGCCCTTGCCCGAGATCATCGAGCATGTCGTCGAGAAGTCCGGTCTGGCCCAGCATTACCGGGTCGAGAAGGAAGGCCAGGAGCGGCTGGAGAACCTCGATGAACTGATCAACGCCGCCGCCACCTTTGTCGACGACGAAGGTGCCATCGGCGAAGGCGGGGCGCTGGCTTCCTTCCTGGCGCATGCCTCGCTGGAAGCCGGTGAGCATCAGGCCGGCGAAGGGCAGGAGGCAGTGCAGTTGATGTCGGTGCATGCCGCCAAGGGCCTGGAGTTCGACGTTGTCTTCATCAGCGGCCTTGAACAGGGCTTGTTCCCGCACGAGAACTCGGTCAATGAGGGCAAGGAGGGGCTGGAGGAAGAGCGTCGGCTGATGTACGTGGCCGTGACGCGGGCCCGCCAGCGCCTTTATGTTTCCTGCGCGCAAACCCGCATGCTGCATGGCCAGACGCGTTATTGCATGCCATCGAGCTTCCTGGATGAAATCCCGGAAGGCCTGCTGCGCAAGCTGAACAAGAAGGCAGAGTCGGCTTCGACCGTGCCGGCCTTCGGCTCATTCGGGGGCGGTTATGCCGAGCCGGCAGCGGGTGGTTTGCGGGTCGGGCAGACGGTCGAGCATGCCAAGTTTGGCCTTGGCGTCATCGTTTCGTCCGAGGGGCGCGGTGCCGATGCGCGGGTCCAGGTGAATTTCGGTGGTGCCGGCATGAAGTGGCTGGCGCTGGAATACGCAAAACTGACGCCGGTGTAG
- a CDS encoding YdcF family protein, which translates to MSIAWFFKSLLSALLLPPGNGLLLLAIAGLGRRRRWAFSLAFLGAFLLLLQSLPLVGSALMGTLERSAGPVLQEAAGAQAIVVLGSGLELDAEEYGGDTATDRTLVRTRYGAMLARRLALPVLVSGGRPVNAARSEAEVMADILENEFKVPVRWREMQSLDTTQNAALSAAILKAAGVRRIVLVTQAFHMPRAVRLFRAAGLEVVPAPTHFKAGGLVPLSVNDFLPRASALHHSFYALHEWLGIAWLALTVE; encoded by the coding sequence ATGTCCATCGCCTGGTTTTTCAAGAGTCTGCTGTCGGCCTTGCTGTTGCCGCCGGGTAACGGCCTGCTGCTGCTCGCCATTGCCGGCCTGGGGCGGCGTCGGCGCTGGGCTTTTTCACTGGCTTTCCTTGGTGCTTTCTTGCTGTTGCTGCAGTCCTTGCCGCTGGTGGGTAGCGCCTTGATGGGAACGCTGGAGCGGAGCGCCGGGCCGGTACTTCAGGAGGCGGCGGGCGCGCAGGCGATTGTCGTGCTGGGCAGCGGCCTGGAACTGGATGCCGAGGAGTATGGCGGCGATACGGCCACCGATCGAACCCTGGTCAGAACCCGCTACGGCGCCATGCTGGCCCGTCGCTTGGCCCTGCCCGTACTGGTTTCCGGTGGGCGCCCGGTCAATGCAGCGCGCTCCGAGGCCGAGGTGATGGCCGATATTCTGGAAAACGAGTTCAAGGTGCCGGTGCGCTGGCGCGAAATGCAGTCGCTGGACACGACCCAGAACGCAGCGCTGTCGGCGGCTATCCTCAAGGCAGCGGGTGTCCGGCGCATCGTGCTGGTCACCCAGGCTTTCCACATGCCGCGGGCGGTTCGCCTGTTCCGGGCGGCCGGGCTGGAGGTCGTTCCTGCGCCAACCCATTTCAAGGCAGGCGGCTTGGTTCCATTGAGTGTGAACGACTTTTTGCCCAGAGCCTCGGCGCTCCATCACTCCTTTTACGCCCTGCATGAGTGGCTGGGAATCGCCTGGCTGGCCCTCACGGTGGAATGA
- a CDS encoding quinone oxidoreductase family protein — MPHAIRLHQTGGPEVLCWEAVDLPAPGPGEATVRQHAVGLNYIDTYHRTGLYPLPLPSGIGLEGAGVVEAVGEGVSEVKVGDRVAYAGGPIGAYAEVRNIPAHRLLILPDAISFATGAAMMLQGLTAAYLLRKTYRVQPGDAVLIHAAAGGVGLIACQWAKALGATVIGTVGSAAKAELAKAHGCDHVINYSSENFTQRVREITGGEGVAVVYDGVGKDTFMGSLDSLRPMGMMVAYGNASGPVPPLDLLLLSQKGSLFITRPTIMSYTAKRADLVALGAELFEAVVSGQVRVEVNQTYALKDAAQAHRDLEARKTTGSTILLP; from the coding sequence ATGCCCCACGCCATTCGCCTTCACCAGACCGGCGGACCGGAAGTGCTGTGCTGGGAGGCGGTCGATCTTCCCGCACCGGGGCCAGGCGAGGCGACGGTGCGTCAGCATGCGGTCGGCCTCAATTACATCGATACCTATCACCGGACCGGTTTGTACCCCTTGCCGCTGCCGTCGGGCATTGGCCTGGAAGGGGCGGGCGTGGTCGAGGCGGTCGGTGAGGGCGTCAGCGAGGTCAAGGTCGGCGACCGCGTCGCCTATGCCGGCGGGCCGATTGGTGCCTATGCCGAAGTGCGCAATATCCCAGCCCATCGCCTGCTGATCTTGCCGGATGCGATCAGCTTCGCGACTGGCGCGGCCATGATGCTGCAGGGCCTGACTGCGGCCTACCTCTTGCGCAAGACCTATCGGGTGCAGCCGGGCGATGCCGTGCTGATCCATGCCGCCGCTGGCGGTGTCGGGCTGATTGCCTGCCAGTGGGCCAAGGCACTGGGGGCGACGGTGATCGGTACCGTCGGCTCGGCCGCCAAGGCGGAACTGGCCAAGGCCCATGGTTGCGACCATGTGATCAATTACAGCAGCGAAAACTTTACCCAGCGCGTTCGCGAAATTACCGGCGGCGAGGGCGTGGCCGTCGTCTATGACGGCGTCGGCAAGGACACCTTCATGGGCTCGCTCGACAGTCTGCGGCCGATGGGCATGATGGTCGCCTACGGCAATGCCTCCGGCCCGGTGCCACCGCTCGATTTGTTGCTCCTGTCGCAGAAGGGCTCGCTGTTCATTACGCGACCGACCATCATGAGCTACACGGCCAAGCGGGCCGATCTGGTGGCGCTGGGGGCAGAATTGTTCGAGGCCGTCGTTTCCGGCCAGGTGCGGGTCGAGGTCAATCAGACCTACGCGCTGAAGGATGCCGCCCAGGCACACCGTGATCTTGAAGCCCGCAAGACGACGGGTTCCACCATTCTGCTGCCATGA